DNA from Halomonas sp. GFAJ-1:
ATCACCGTCATACTGGTTGCCCAGGGAGCCCCTGCACAGGCTATTGAGACACTGGGACGCATTGAACAGTTTGTTGCTGAACAAGCCCTTGAGCTATACAGCGCCCCCAGCTCTGCCCAACAGCAAGCACATATTCTTGAAAACTTTACCCGCCCGTTAATGACCCTAGATGGCATTGGCCCTGCCACGGCGGCGCAGCTATTTGATGCTGGCATAGCGCACCCCAACCAACTCTTTGAGCTTAGCGCCGATGAAGTCGCCTCGCTGCCACTGCCTGCTGCCAGTCATGCGCGGGTTACCAGCCTTTATGCGCAGCACATTGACCACCAATAAGCACGTTGAAAGGCACCGCCAGCTAGCAATCGTGATACACTGTAATGGTGTATCACGGTTATTTTTCAGCACTACCCCGTCACTTCCGAACAAGGCTTTGTCATACGTACTTGCCTTTTGCGGCTAATAAATGTCCATCGCGGCAGCGCACTTTATCTGGCAAACTTCGCTGCCGCGACGGTGTATCATCCTCGCTTTTTGAACATTACGCTTAGCAAACTGCCGCCTGTCGGTATGACTTGCTAGGTGATTGCGGAGAACGCATGAGCTTTTCTGAACTTGGTCTGCACGACGATTTACTGCGCGCCGTTACCGCGCAAGGCTATACCCAGCCAACCCCTATTCAATTAAAGGCTATCCCCGTAGTACTGGAGGGGCGTGACCTACTCGCCAGTGCCCAAACCGGCACAGGTAAAACAGCTGGTTTTACGCTACCGATGCTTCAGCGGCTCGCTAACGGCAAGCGCCCCGCGAAACGCCAAGTAAGAGCTCTCGTCCTCACTCCTACCCGTGAGCTGGCCGCCCAAGTGGGTGAAAGTGTTTCCGCTTATGGCCAACACCTTGCGCTTCGCTCCCACATTATTTTTGGTGGCGTTGGTCAGCAACCCCAGGTTGATGCCTTAAAAGCAGGCCTTGATGTCTTGGTTGCCACCCCAGGCCGGCTGCTTGACCTTCAACAGCAAGGCCATGTCGATTTATCCGCAGTGGAAATCCTTGTTCTCGATGAAGCGGATCGCATGCTCGACATGGGCTTTATTCATGACATTAAGCGGCTGCTGCGCTTGGTGCCAAAAAAGCGTCAAAACCTGCTATTTTCCGCGACGTTTTCAAATGAAATTCAAGCGCTCGCCCAGCAACTACTCGTCAACCCTGCGTTGATTGAAGTTGCACCGCGCAACACCACAGCCGAACGAATTGAGCAGGCCATTTATCGCGTAGATCGCGATAAAAAGCGTGAACTACTCGCTCATTTGATCCAACAGCATGGCTGGTTTCAGGTGTTGGTGTTTACACGCACCAAACATGGCGCTAACCGCCTAGCAGAGCAGCTCTCCAAGCAAGATATTCCTGCGATGGCAATCCATGGCAATAAAAGCCAAGGCGCCAGAACTCGGGCTCTAGGCGCTTTCAAAAGCGGTGACCTACAGGTACTGGTGGCCACCGATATCGCCGCGCGCGGGCTGGATATCAATGAACTACCCCACGTAGTGAACTTCGACCTGCCTAATGTAGCGGAAGACTATGTGCACCGTATTGGCCGCACAGGTCGTGCAGGTAGCAATGGTGAAGCCGTCTCACTGGTATGTGTCGATGAGCATGGTTTACTCAGCGGCATCGAACGGTTAATCAAGCAGACACTTCCCAAGCGTATTGAGCCCGGTTTCGAACCTGACCCCAACGCCAAGCCCGAGCCGATTGAAAATGGGCGCCGGGGCCAGCGGCAACCCCGCGCCAAACGTAAGCCTGACGGGCAATCCGCGTCTTCAAGCGGCGAACGCCGCCGCGCCCGCCGCTAGCCTGCCGGCAAGGAATATGCGAAGGTTAGCGCCCTGCATATTCCAGCATTACCACTGAATTGATTCATGGAGTGATCATGGCGTCGAAGCAACTAATTAATGAGTACCGTCAGTGGCTTGCCTTTCAGCATCAAGAGCAGCTGAGTCGCGAACATCAAGGTATTTCACAGCGCCTAGAAGATGCGCGTGCTTCTTCAGGACAAGTGCTTCAAGCATATCGCAGCATGGCCGAAAAGGCGTCGGTGGAAGGTGCCTGCTACCGTACGCTTTTTTTGCGCGAGCGCGACAGCAATGACGCGCTCCCCTG
Protein-coding regions in this window:
- a CDS encoding ATP-dependent RNA helicase RhlE (this helicase is not essential cell growth), whose product is MSFSELGLHDDLLRAVTAQGYTQPTPIQLKAIPVVLEGRDLLASAQTGTGKTAGFTLPMLQRLANGKRPAKRQVRALVLTPTRELAAQVGESVSAYGQHLALRSHIIFGGVGQQPQVDALKAGLDVLVATPGRLLDLQQQGHVDLSAVEILVLDEADRMLDMGFIHDIKRLLRLVPKKRQNLLFSATFSNEIQALAQQLLVNPALIEVAPRNTTAERIEQAIYRVDRDKKRELLAHLIQQHGWFQVLVFTRTKHGANRLAEQLSKQDIPAMAIHGNKSQGARTRALGAFKSGDLQVLVATDIAARGLDINELPHVVNFDLPNVAEDYVHRIGRTGRAGSNGEAVSLVCVDEHGLLSGIERLIKQTLPKRIEPGFEPDPNAKPEPIENGRRGQRQPRAKRKPDGQSASSSGERRRARR